A portion of the Anser cygnoides isolate HZ-2024a breed goose chromosome 29, Taihu_goose_T2T_genome, whole genome shotgun sequence genome contains these proteins:
- the LOC136787338 gene encoding olfactory receptor 14C36-like encodes MPNISSVSEFLLMAFADTWELQLLHFGLFLGIYLAALLGNGLILTAIACDHRLHTPMYFFLLNLALLDLGSVSTIVPKAMANALWDTRAISYQGCAAQVFCLFFFLGAENSLFTVMAYDRYIAICKPLHYGSLLGTRACAKMAAAAWGSGFLNAVLHTANTFSLPLCQGNAVDQFFCEIPQILKLSCSDAYLREVGALVFSLSLVFGCFVFIVFSYVQIFRAVLRMPSEQGQHKAFSTCLPHLAVISLFVSTGLFAYLKPPSISSPSLDLVVSFLYSVVPPAVNPLIYSMRNQELKKAVNKLFEYMLLKHQ; translated from the coding sequence ATGCCCAAcatcagctctgtgagcgagttcctcctgatggcattcgcagacacgtgggagctgcagctcctgcacttcgggctcttcctgggcatctacctggctgccctcctgggcaacggcctcatcctcactgccatagcctgcgaccaccgcctccacacccccatgtacttcttcctcctcaacctcgccctcctcgaccttGGATCTGTCTCCACCATTGTacccaaagccatggccaatgccctctgggacaccagggccatctcttATCAAGGGTGTGCAGCGCAGGTCTTCTGTTTATTCTTCTTCCTTGGAGCAGAGAACTCCCTTTTCACcgtcatggcctacgaccgctacattgccatctgcaagcccctgcactacgggagcctcctgggcaccAGAGCTTGTGccaagatggcagcagctgcctggggcagtggctttctcaatgctgtcctgcacacagccaatacattttccctgcccctctgccaaggcaatgctgtggaccagttcttctgtgaaatcccccagatcctgaagctctcctgctcagatgcctacctcagggaagttggggcactcgtcttcagtctttctttagtctttggttgttttgttttcattgttttctcgtatgtgcagatcttcagggctgtgctgaggatgccctctgagcagggtcagcacaaagccttttccacgtgccttcCTCACCTGGCCGTGATCTCCCTCTTTGTGAGCACTGGcttgtttgcctacctgaagccacCCTctatctcctccccatccctggacctggtggtatcatttctgtactcagtggtacccccagcagtgaaccccctcatctataGTATGAGGAACCAGGAACTGAAGAAGGcagtaaataaattatttgaatataTGCTTCTTAAACATCAGTAA